A region of Bradyrhizobium sp. SZCCHNS1050 DNA encodes the following proteins:
- a CDS encoding MFS transporter, protein MTTSSDTARSSMGGRAIAVLIMLFLFQTLNFFDKLVFGLSAVPMMKELGLSPKEFGLIGSSFFLLFSLSGMAVGMFVVGRFPVKWLLLIMAGVWSATQIPIFFSGSIAVLVICRIILGAGEGPGLPTALHACYNWFPADRRSVPSAVVLQGISVGLLAGGPILTYVIVSYGWRTGFLFCGLLGLAWMLGWFFIGGEGPYSAHAPEAAAAKDKALPARVLWADPTVIGVIIMSTASYWIVGMSATWLPPYLQLGLGYKQVDVGWIISGIYLFQSPLLLGGSWLTQVLQRKGFSLRACLGHASGLALLAAGCALLLSIVTSGPLQLACIAIAFAAPSLTTIFGPVALGAVAPAIQRGRLIVVIYSGNAASALVSNALTGWIVGEAGGNAPLGYAHAMTFTAGVLIVGAISAFALIFPERTIARFAKSAQEPASPSAVAAVST, encoded by the coding sequence ATGACGACATCATCGGACACCGCTAGATCCAGTATGGGAGGACGCGCGATCGCCGTCCTCATCATGCTGTTCCTGTTCCAGACGCTGAACTTCTTCGACAAGCTGGTATTCGGCCTCTCGGCCGTGCCGATGATGAAGGAGCTGGGCTTGAGCCCGAAGGAGTTCGGGCTGATCGGCAGCAGCTTCTTCCTGCTGTTCTCGCTGTCGGGCATGGCGGTCGGCATGTTCGTCGTCGGACGCTTCCCGGTGAAATGGCTGCTCCTGATCATGGCCGGCGTCTGGTCGGCGACGCAGATCCCGATCTTCTTCTCCGGCTCGATCGCCGTGCTGGTGATCTGCCGCATCATCCTCGGCGCCGGCGAAGGGCCTGGGCTGCCGACCGCGCTGCACGCCTGCTACAACTGGTTTCCCGCCGACCGGCGCAGCGTGCCGAGCGCCGTGGTGCTGCAGGGCATCAGCGTCGGCCTCTTGGCCGGCGGTCCGATCCTGACCTACGTCATCGTGAGCTATGGCTGGCGCACCGGCTTCCTGTTCTGCGGCCTGCTCGGGCTGGCCTGGATGCTCGGCTGGTTCTTCATCGGCGGCGAAGGACCCTACTCCGCCCATGCGCCGGAGGCTGCGGCGGCCAAGGACAAGGCGTTGCCGGCGCGCGTGCTGTGGGCCGATCCGACCGTGATCGGCGTCATCATCATGTCGACCGCGTCGTACTGGATCGTCGGCATGTCCGCGACCTGGCTGCCGCCCTATCTGCAGCTCGGGCTCGGCTACAAGCAGGTCGATGTCGGCTGGATCATCTCAGGGATCTATCTGTTCCAGTCGCCGCTGCTGCTCGGCGGCTCCTGGCTGACGCAAGTTCTGCAGCGCAAAGGCTTCAGCTTGCGTGCCTGCCTCGGCCACGCCTCCGGTCTCGCGCTGCTCGCCGCCGGCTGCGCACTGCTGTTGAGCATCGTCACCTCGGGCCCGCTGCAGCTCGCCTGTATCGCGATCGCCTTCGCCGCACCGAGCCTCACCACGATCTTCGGCCCCGTCGCGCTCGGCGCCGTGGCGCCGGCGATCCAGCGCGGCCGGCTCATCGTCGTGATCTATTCCGGCAACGCGGCATCCGCGCTGGTGTCGAATGCGCTCACCGGCTGGATCGTCGGCGAGGCCGGCGGCAACGCGCCGCTTGGTTACGCCCACGCCATGACCTTCACCGCCGGCGTGCTGATCGTTGGCGCCATCTCGGCCTTCGCGCTGATCTTCCCGGAGCGCACCATCGCGCGCTTCGCGAAATCGGCGCAAGAACCGGCTTCTCCCTCCGCCGTAGCGGCGGTTTCGACCTGA
- a CDS encoding fumarylacetoacetate hydrolase family protein: MRFASFTIDNAPTWGLVEGTDIADLGAVLRDRFPDLKSAIAADALKEAAAAASGARRYPLSAISFLPVIPNPDKILCIGLNYETHRKETGRSEVENPTVFGRFANSQTGHLTDIIRPRVSTDLDFEGELAIVIGKPGRYIPRSEAWQHIAGYACYNEGSVRDFQRHTHQFTPGKNFPATGAFGPWLVTPDEIDDLGPLRLQTRLNGEVVQDATISQMIFDIPRQIEYCSSFTRLEPGDVIATGTPGGVGSRRTPPLWMKPGDVVEVEIDRIGLLRNGIADEAV; the protein is encoded by the coding sequence ATGAGATTTGCAAGCTTCACCATCGACAATGCGCCGACCTGGGGACTGGTCGAGGGCACTGACATCGCCGATCTCGGTGCTGTCCTGCGCGACCGCTTCCCGGATCTGAAATCGGCGATCGCAGCGGACGCGCTGAAGGAAGCGGCTGCAGCGGCCTCGGGCGCAAGGCGGTATCCGCTCTCGGCCATCAGCTTCCTGCCGGTGATTCCGAACCCGGACAAGATCCTCTGCATCGGCCTGAACTACGAGACGCACCGCAAGGAGACCGGCCGCTCCGAGGTCGAGAACCCCACGGTGTTCGGCCGCTTCGCCAACAGCCAGACCGGGCATCTCACCGACATCATCCGCCCGCGCGTCTCGACCGATCTCGATTTCGAGGGCGAACTCGCCATCGTCATCGGCAAGCCCGGCCGCTACATCCCGCGCAGCGAGGCTTGGCAGCACATCGCCGGCTATGCCTGTTACAACGAGGGCAGCGTGCGCGACTTCCAGCGCCACACCCACCAGTTCACGCCGGGGAAGAATTTTCCCGCGACCGGCGCGTTCGGCCCGTGGCTGGTCACGCCGGACGAGATCGACGATCTCGGTCCGCTGCGGCTGCAGACCCGACTGAACGGCGAGGTGGTGCAGGACGCCACGATCAGCCAGATGATCTTCGATATCCCGCGCCAGATCGAATACTGCTCGTCGTTCACCCGGCTCGAGCCGGGCGACGTGATCGCCACGGGGACGCCGGGCGGCGTGGGGTCGCGCCGAACACCGCCGCTGTGGATGAAGCCGGGCGACGTGGTGGAGGTCGAGATCGACCGCATCGGGCTGTTGCGGAACGGCATCGCCGACGAGGCGGTGTAA
- a CDS encoding DHA2 family efflux MFS transporter permease subunit, producing MSEAAPLAASRSAGSPWIIAVLVALATFMEVLDTTIANVALPYIAGGMGVSQDESSWVVTTYLVSNAIILTASSYLAKRFGRKTFFLLCLGLFTLSSVLCGFAWNLQVLLLFRIMQGLGGGGMVPVAQSILADSFPPEKRGQAFALFGVAVVVAPVVGPTLGGYLSDNVSWHWCFLINGPVGVAAMILIGLILKEPEEVTAERRKQAHGFDVVGFVLVATFLGALELMLDRGLEDDWFDSRFIMVTAAVCVAAFIAMIPWEMNQKNPTVDVRMLASRQFGASFLVMLATGAILLGTTQMLPQMVQQDFGYTATWAGLVLSPGGLVTMAMMFVVGRLSGKVQPKYMIMTGAAVVAFAMYDLTRVYANVDFWFFAESRMLIGIGLPLIFLSITTASYNGIPPEKTDQASALINAARNTGGSIGVSLAANILAHRGQFHQSRLVENAIPSNPAYQDTLHQVTNYFTAHGSSLVQAQQQALAWIGQTVQMQSSLLAYVDVYWALMLISLSAIPLALTLRKVKLGGGPAMAH from the coding sequence ATGAGTGAGGCTGCTCCTCTCGCCGCGTCGCGATCCGCAGGCAGTCCGTGGATCATCGCGGTGCTGGTGGCGCTCGCGACCTTCATGGAGGTGCTGGACACCACCATCGCCAACGTCGCACTGCCCTATATCGCCGGCGGCATGGGCGTCAGCCAGGACGAATCCTCCTGGGTGGTGACGACCTATCTCGTGTCCAACGCGATCATCCTGACCGCCTCGAGCTATCTCGCCAAGCGCTTCGGCCGCAAGACCTTCTTCCTGCTGTGCCTCGGCCTGTTCACCTTGAGCTCGGTGCTGTGCGGCTTCGCCTGGAATTTGCAGGTGCTGCTGCTGTTCCGGATCATGCAGGGCCTCGGCGGCGGCGGCATGGTGCCGGTGGCGCAATCGATCCTCGCCGACTCCTTCCCGCCGGAAAAGCGCGGCCAGGCGTTCGCGCTGTTCGGCGTCGCCGTCGTGGTCGCGCCCGTCGTCGGTCCGACGCTCGGCGGCTATCTCTCCGACAACGTCTCCTGGCACTGGTGCTTCCTGATCAACGGCCCCGTCGGCGTCGCCGCGATGATCCTGATCGGGCTCATCCTCAAGGAGCCTGAAGAGGTCACGGCCGAGCGGCGCAAGCAGGCGCATGGCTTTGACGTGGTCGGCTTCGTGCTGGTCGCGACATTTCTCGGCGCGCTCGAACTGATGCTGGACCGGGGCCTGGAGGACGACTGGTTCGACTCGCGATTCATCATGGTGACCGCCGCGGTCTGCGTCGCGGCCTTCATCGCCATGATCCCGTGGGAGATGAACCAGAAAAATCCGACGGTCGATGTCCGCATGCTGGCGTCGCGCCAGTTCGGCGCCAGCTTCCTGGTGATGTTGGCGACCGGCGCGATCCTGCTCGGCACCACGCAGATGCTGCCGCAGATGGTGCAGCAGGATTTCGGCTACACCGCCACCTGGGCCGGCCTCGTGCTGTCGCCGGGCGGCCTCGTCACGATGGCGATGATGTTCGTCGTCGGACGCCTCTCGGGCAAGGTGCAGCCGAAATACATGATCATGACGGGCGCGGCCGTCGTGGCGTTCGCGATGTACGACCTCACCCGGGTCTACGCCAATGTGGATTTCTGGTTCTTCGCCGAATCCCGCATGCTGATCGGAATTGGCCTGCCGCTGATCTTCCTGTCGATCACGACCGCGTCCTACAACGGCATTCCGCCTGAGAAGACCGACCAGGCCTCGGCGCTGATCAACGCCGCGCGCAACACCGGCGGCTCGATCGGCGTGTCGCTGGCCGCCAACATCCTGGCGCATCGAGGGCAGTTCCACCAGAGCCGGCTGGTGGAGAATGCGATTCCATCCAATCCGGCCTATCAGGACACGCTGCACCAGGTGACCAATTACTTCACCGCGCATGGCAGCTCGCTGGTCCAGGCGCAGCAGCAGGCGCTCGCCTGGATCGGCCAGACCGTGCAGATGCAGTCGTCGCTGCTCGCTTATGTCGACGTCTACTGGGCGCTGATGCTGATCTCGCTGTCGGCGATTCCGCTGGCGCTGACGCTCCGCAAGGTCAAGCTCGGCGGCGGGCCGGCGATGGCGCATTGA
- a CDS encoding HlyD family secretion protein → MPAAEPGPSPTEHGQRQERSRRSLIRRHPLGAALGLVLLLAVGAGGYVYYDAAGHYETTDDAFIAARQFSIAPKVSGYITAVPVTDNQHVKAGDVIARIDDRDYKTALAQADAQVKSAQAAIRNIDAQIDVQQAQITAGQAQVEQAQAGLTFAEQQAKRYQDLARTGSGTVQSEQQYTSQLQQQKAALTSAQANLSVAQRQLESLKAQHESADANLAQAQAQRDQAQLNLSYTTVTAAQSGRIVNLSAADGQFAAQGTALSMFVPDDVWVTANFKETQLDEMRPGQPVTLEIDAYPEREIRGHVASVQSGSGPAFSLLPPQNATGNYVKIVQRVPVKIDMDDPPTDVALGPGMSVVPTVRVDPKPSLYERLKAVL, encoded by the coding sequence ATGCCGGCGGCGGAGCCCGGCCCGTCGCCGACGGAGCACGGGCAGCGCCAGGAGAGGTCCCGGAGGAGCCTGATCCGGCGGCATCCGCTTGGGGCAGCGCTGGGTCTCGTGCTGCTGCTCGCCGTCGGCGCCGGCGGCTACGTCTACTACGATGCGGCCGGTCACTATGAGACCACCGACGACGCCTTCATCGCGGCCCGCCAGTTCTCTATTGCGCCGAAAGTCTCCGGCTACATCACCGCCGTTCCGGTCACCGACAACCAGCACGTCAAGGCCGGCGACGTGATCGCGCGCATCGACGATCGCGACTACAAGACCGCGCTGGCGCAGGCCGATGCGCAGGTGAAGTCGGCGCAGGCGGCGATCCGCAACATCGATGCGCAGATCGACGTGCAGCAGGCGCAGATCACCGCGGGCCAGGCCCAGGTCGAGCAGGCCCAGGCCGGGCTGACCTTCGCAGAGCAGCAGGCCAAGCGCTATCAGGACCTCGCCCGCACCGGCTCCGGCACGGTGCAGAGCGAGCAGCAATACACATCGCAGCTCCAGCAGCAGAAGGCGGCGCTGACCTCGGCGCAGGCCAACCTCTCGGTCGCGCAACGCCAGTTGGAGTCGCTGAAGGCGCAGCACGAGAGCGCCGACGCCAATCTCGCTCAGGCGCAGGCCCAGCGCGACCAGGCCCAGCTCAATCTGTCGTACACGACCGTGACCGCGGCGCAGTCCGGCCGCATTGTCAATCTCAGCGCCGCCGATGGTCAGTTCGCGGCACAAGGGACGGCGCTTTCGATGTTCGTGCCCGATGACGTCTGGGTGACCGCCAATTTCAAGGAAACCCAGCTCGACGAGATGCGACCCGGCCAGCCCGTGACCCTCGAGATCGATGCCTATCCGGAGCGCGAGATCCGCGGCCACGTCGCGAGCGTGCAGTCCGGCTCGGGCCCGGCATTCTCGCTGCTGCCGCCGCAGAATGCGACCGGCAACTACGTCAAGATCGTGCAGCGCGTGCCGGTCAAGATCGACATGGACGATCCGCCGACGGACGTCGCGCTCGGCCCGGGCATGTCGGTGGTGCCGACCGTTCGCGTCGATCCCAAGCCGTCGCTCTATGAGCGGCTGAAGGCCGTGCTGTGA
- a CDS encoding YoaK family protein, with amino-acid sequence MSQFESRNVVPLLLSVNAGYVDTAGFLALQGLFTAHVTGNFVTFGAALALGTSGAIAKLLALPVFCVVVIATRLAGTLLSRRWSRAFEVLIGVKLVLLMLGAVLAIHFGPFHDGDSREAIITGMVLVAAMAIQNAVHRIHLPSSPPSTLMTGTTTQVMIDLADRIYVGDKGQAPPPARLMQMAINVLAFALGCGAAALLFMRLGSWCFVVPPVIAALALGVRLAGPEPAR; translated from the coding sequence ATGTCGCAATTCGAGTCCCGCAACGTGGTGCCGCTGCTGCTCAGCGTCAACGCCGGCTATGTCGACACCGCCGGGTTCCTGGCGCTGCAGGGCCTGTTCACGGCGCATGTCACCGGCAACTTCGTGACGTTCGGCGCGGCGCTGGCACTCGGGACCTCGGGCGCGATCGCCAAGCTGCTGGCGCTGCCGGTGTTCTGCGTGGTCGTGATCGCGACGCGGCTGGCCGGGACCTTGCTGTCCCGGCGGTGGTCACGCGCCTTCGAGGTCCTGATCGGCGTCAAGCTGGTGCTGCTCATGCTCGGTGCCGTGCTCGCCATCCATTTCGGCCCGTTCCATGACGGCGACAGCCGCGAGGCGATCATCACCGGCATGGTGCTGGTCGCGGCGATGGCGATCCAGAATGCCGTGCACCGGATCCATCTGCCGAGTTCGCCGCCTTCGACCCTGATGACCGGCACCACGACGCAGGTGATGATCGATCTCGCCGACAGGATCTATGTCGGCGACAAGGGCCAAGCGCCGCCGCCGGCGCGGCTCATGCAGATGGCCATCAACGTGCTCGCCTTTGCGCTCGGCTGCGGCGCCGCCGCGCTGCTGTTCATGCGCCTGGGGAGCTGGTGTTTCGTCGTGCCGCCGGTCATTGCCGCGCTGGCGCTCGGCGTGCGCCTCGCGGGGCCGGAGCCGGCGCGCTGA
- a CDS encoding alginate export family protein, translating into MAWLLRKTLVASTLLGALCAATPAFAEDNASRPAIRTNRWQEDWSVLADPALRTAPSDPIKYIPLQQDHPQSYVSFGMNLRERFESLDAASFGIGGTRPYQHLLQRLQIHADAHLNENWQLFVQLEDDRAFGKAKITSVDQDPLDLRLAFLAYVNTTDSGTFKARVGRQDFDFDLQRFVSSRDGPNVRQSFDALWADWESGPWRFIGFVSQPVQYNLVRPFDDTSNGSFLFHTFRVERQVLGTNELSSYYSYYQRDNARFLDAAGLEQRHVLDIRFAGKLAGFDWDLEAMGQAGSVGAKQIRAWGAGARAGYTFADLAWQPRIGLQLDGASGDRHPGDNRIETFNPLFPNGYYFTLAGFTGYTNLIHLKPSLTVNPTAALSFMAAIGLQWRATNADAIYVQPNVAVAGTAGQGSSWSGVYAQLRADYRFNANLTGALEAVHYEIGDTLRRAGGHDSDYIGIELKYAL; encoded by the coding sequence ATGGCGTGGCTCCTGAGAAAGACCCTGGTCGCGAGTACGCTGCTCGGCGCGCTGTGTGCAGCCACGCCAGCTTTCGCCGAGGACAACGCCTCGCGTCCGGCGATCCGCACCAACCGCTGGCAGGAGGACTGGTCGGTGCTGGCCGATCCGGCGCTGCGCACGGCGCCATCAGATCCGATCAAGTACATCCCGCTGCAGCAGGACCATCCGCAGAGCTACGTCTCGTTCGGCATGAACCTGCGCGAGCGGTTCGAGAGCCTGGATGCCGCGAGCTTCGGCATCGGTGGAACGCGACCCTATCAGCATCTCCTGCAACGGCTGCAGATCCATGCCGACGCACATCTCAACGAGAACTGGCAGCTGTTCGTCCAGCTGGAGGACGACCGTGCCTTCGGCAAGGCCAAGATCACGTCCGTCGACCAGGACCCGCTCGACCTCCGGCTCGCCTTCCTCGCCTATGTCAATACGACGGACAGCGGCACGTTCAAGGCCCGGGTCGGGCGGCAGGATTTCGACTTCGACCTGCAGCGCTTCGTGTCGTCGCGCGACGGACCGAACGTGCGCCAGTCCTTCGATGCGCTGTGGGCCGACTGGGAAAGCGGCCCATGGCGCTTCATCGGCTTCGTCAGCCAGCCGGTGCAATATAATCTGGTGCGTCCGTTCGACGACACGTCGAACGGATCGTTCCTGTTCCACACCTTCCGCGTCGAGCGCCAGGTGCTCGGCACCAACGAGCTGTCGTCGTATTATTCCTACTATCAGCGCGACAATGCGCGCTTCCTCGACGCAGCCGGCCTCGAGCAGCGCCACGTGCTGGACATCCGCTTCGCCGGCAAGCTCGCGGGCTTCGACTGGGATCTCGAGGCGATGGGGCAGGCGGGCTCGGTCGGGGCGAAGCAGATCCGCGCCTGGGGCGCCGGCGCCCGCGCCGGCTACACCTTCGCCGACCTCGCCTGGCAGCCGCGCATCGGCCTTCAGCTCGACGGCGCCTCCGGCGACCGCCATCCCGGCGACAACAGGATCGAGACCTTCAATCCGCTGTTCCCGAACGGCTATTACTTCACGCTGGCCGGCTTCACCGGCTACACCAACCTGATCCATCTCAAGCCGTCGCTGACGGTGAATCCGACCGCCGCGCTGTCATTCATGGCCGCGATCGGCCTGCAATGGCGCGCGACCAATGCGGACGCGATCTACGTCCAGCCCAATGTCGCGGTCGCCGGCACTGCGGGGCAGGGCAGCTCGTGGTCCGGCGTCTATGCGCAGTTGCGCGCCGACTATCGCTTCAACGCCAACCTCACCGGAGCGTTGGAAGCCGTGCACTATGAGATCGGCGATACGCTGCGCCGCGCCGGCGGCCATGACTCCGACTACATCGGCATCGAATTGAAATACGCGCTCTGA
- a CDS encoding glyoxalase, whose product MVRSRHLLGAVIATTLLAAPALAKDAPPLIGVGAQYDTTHVYVAPDDVEKFVTSFLATFGGQSTKQVVATVTPAPSSTTSQLLQTPVGTVSLFGFKTGIPYPFGAERTGYLVTDLDAAIEAAKAAGADVLVAPFPDPIGRDAVIQWPGGVNMQLYWHTTKPSYPAFDTVPENRVYVSADRAETFTRAFLRFSKGKVISDDPRAPGVEIGRPNDHYRRIRIASVFGRMTVLVTDGHLPYPFGRETTGYEVTDLKATLDKAKAAGATVLVEPFNSDRREQALVQFPGGYVAEIHAPLK is encoded by the coding sequence ATGGTCCGTTCCCGTCATCTGCTCGGCGCCGTCATCGCCACCACGCTGCTCGCCGCGCCCGCTCTCGCCAAGGACGCGCCGCCGCTGATCGGCGTGGGCGCGCAATACGACACCACGCATGTCTATGTCGCGCCGGACGACGTCGAGAAGTTCGTCACCAGCTTCCTCGCCACCTTCGGCGGCCAGAGCACCAAGCAGGTGGTTGCGACGGTGACGCCTGCTCCGAGCAGCACGACCTCGCAGCTGTTGCAGACGCCAGTCGGCACGGTCTCGCTGTTCGGCTTCAAGACCGGAATTCCGTATCCGTTCGGGGCCGAACGCACCGGCTATCTGGTCACCGATCTGGACGCGGCGATCGAGGCGGCCAAGGCCGCCGGCGCCGACGTGCTGGTCGCGCCATTCCCCGATCCGATCGGACGTGATGCCGTGATCCAATGGCCGGGCGGCGTCAACATGCAGCTATACTGGCACACGACCAAGCCGTCCTATCCGGCGTTCGACACCGTTCCGGAGAATCGCGTCTATGTATCAGCCGACCGCGCCGAGACCTTCACGCGCGCCTTCCTGCGCTTCTCCAAGGGCAAGGTCATCTCCGATGACCCAAGGGCGCCGGGCGTCGAGATCGGCCGTCCGAATGATCACTATCGGCGCATCCGCATCGCGTCGGTGTTCGGCCGCATGACCGTGCTCGTCACCGACGGCCATCTGCCGTATCCGTTCGGACGCGAGACGACCGGCTACGAGGTGACTGATCTCAAGGCCACGCTCGACAAGGCAAAAGCAGCGGGCGCCACCGTGCTGGTCGAGCCGTTCAACTCGGACAGACGCGAGCAGGCACTGGTGCAGTTCCCCGGCGGCTATGTCGCGGAGATTCATGCGCCATTGAAGTAG
- a CDS encoding DoxX family protein: MAGMSDTPRPIAAVLDWRWLWHAARVALVSAYLIGGVQKFMDFPSAIAEQAHFGLQPAALWAAAAIAVELIGSVLVIANRFVWLGAGALGVLTLVAMLAANDFWHMSGHDRFMALNAFFEHLGLIAGLVLVSIISRRTHRA, from the coding sequence ATGGCGGGGATGTCCGACACGCCACGGCCGATCGCCGCGGTGCTCGACTGGCGCTGGCTGTGGCACGCGGCGCGGGTCGCGCTGGTTTCAGCCTATCTGATCGGCGGCGTCCAGAAGTTCATGGACTTCCCAAGCGCGATTGCCGAGCAGGCGCATTTCGGCCTGCAGCCGGCGGCGCTGTGGGCGGCGGCCGCGATCGCCGTCGAGCTGATCGGCTCGGTGCTCGTCATCGCGAACCGGTTCGTCTGGCTCGGCGCCGGCGCGCTCGGCGTGCTCACGCTCGTTGCGATGCTCGCCGCCAACGATTTCTGGCACATGTCCGGCCATGACCGGTTCATGGCGCTGAACGCCTTCTTCGAGCATCTCGGCCTGATCGCCGGCCTCGTGCTCGTCTCGATCATCTCCCGGCGCACGCACCGCGCTTGA
- a CDS encoding amidohydrolase: MSDYPDLILHRGLFTTLDRSNPTASAVAIKDGAFTAVGHEQDVMKLAGPRTKIIDLKGRRVLPGLIDNHLHIIRGGLNFNMELRWDGVRSLADAMAMLKAQVAITPPPQWVRVVGGFTEHQFAEKRLPSIDELNAVAPDTPVFLLHLYDRAILNGAALRAVGYDKDTPQPPGGEIARDAQGNPTGLLLAKPNAAILYATLAKGPKLPFDYQLNSTRHFMRELNRLGVTGAIDAGGGFQNYPDDYAVIQKLADDGELTIRLAYNLFTQKPKGERDDFLRWTQSSTYKQGNDYFRHNGAGEMLVFSAADFEDFRVPRPDMPAEMEGELEEVVRILVQNKWPWRLHATYDETISRALDVFEKVNQDTPLKGLHWFFDHAETISDQSIDRIAALGGGVAVQHRMAYQGEYFVERYGFGAAEATPPVKKILDKGVKVSAGTDATRVASYNPWVSLSWLVTGRTVGGLRLYPQRNCLDRETALRMWTENVTWFSNEEGRKGRIAVGQFADLIVPDRDFFSCAEAEIADITSDLTMVGGRIVYAAAAFKPLDDAAPPPAMPEWSPVRRFGGYGAWLEKDDHGGVRAQAMQMCGCASGCGVHGHDHARAWSSSLPVSDLKSFWGALGCACWAV; encoded by the coding sequence ATGAGCGATTACCCCGATCTCATCCTCCATCGCGGCCTGTTCACGACGCTCGATCGGTCCAATCCCACGGCGAGCGCGGTGGCGATCAAGGACGGCGCCTTCACCGCGGTCGGCCACGAGCAGGACGTGATGAAGCTCGCCGGTCCCCGAACGAAGATCATCGATCTCAAGGGCCGTCGCGTGCTGCCGGGGCTGATCGACAATCACCTGCACATCATCCGCGGCGGGCTCAACTTCAACATGGAGCTGCGCTGGGACGGCGTGCGCTCGCTCGCGGACGCGATGGCGATGCTCAAGGCCCAGGTCGCCATCACACCGCCGCCGCAATGGGTGCGCGTGGTCGGCGGCTTCACCGAGCATCAGTTCGCCGAAAAGCGCCTGCCGAGCATCGACGAACTGAACGCGGTGGCGCCTGATACCCCGGTGTTTCTGCTACACCTGTACGACCGCGCCATCCTGAACGGCGCCGCGCTGCGTGCCGTCGGCTACGACAAGGATACGCCGCAGCCGCCAGGCGGCGAGATCGCGCGTGACGCACAGGGCAATCCGACCGGCTTGCTGCTCGCCAAGCCGAATGCGGCGATTCTCTACGCGACGCTGGCCAAGGGTCCAAAGCTGCCGTTCGACTATCAGCTCAACTCGACGCGGCACTTCATGCGCGAGCTGAATCGGCTCGGCGTCACCGGTGCGATCGATGCCGGCGGCGGCTTCCAGAACTATCCGGACGACTACGCCGTGATCCAGAAGCTGGCCGATGACGGCGAGCTCACGATCCGGCTCGCCTACAATCTGTTTACCCAGAAGCCAAAGGGCGAGAGAGACGACTTCCTGCGCTGGACGCAGAGCTCGACCTACAAGCAGGGCAACGACTATTTCCGCCACAACGGCGCCGGCGAGATGCTGGTGTTCTCTGCCGCCGATTTCGAGGATTTTCGCGTACCGCGGCCGGACATGCCGGCCGAGATGGAAGGCGAGCTCGAGGAGGTCGTGCGCATCCTGGTCCAGAACAAGTGGCCGTGGCGGCTGCACGCGACCTATGACGAGACCATTTCGCGCGCGCTCGACGTGTTCGAGAAAGTCAACCAGGATACGCCGCTCAAGGGTCTGCACTGGTTCTTCGACCATGCCGAAACGATCTCGGACCAATCGATCGACCGCATCGCGGCGCTCGGCGGCGGCGTCGCCGTGCAGCACCGCATGGCCTATCAGGGCGAGTACTTCGTCGAGCGCTACGGCTTCGGCGCGGCCGAGGCGACGCCGCCGGTGAAGAAGATCCTCGACAAGGGCGTCAAGGTCTCCGCCGGCACCGACGCGACCCGCGTCGCTTCCTATAACCCCTGGGTGTCGCTGTCGTGGCTGGTGACCGGCCGCACCGTCGGTGGCCTGCGGCTGTATCCGCAGCGCAACTGCCTCGATCGCGAGACCGCGCTCAGGATGTGGACCGAGAACGTCACCTGGTTCTCCAACGAAGAAGGCAGGAAGGGCCGCATTGCGGTCGGGCAGTTCGCCGATTTGATCGTGCCGGATCGCGACTTCTTCTCCTGTGCGGAGGCCGAGATCGCCGACATCACCAGCGACCTCACCATGGTCGGTGGCCGCATCGTCTACGCCGCCGCCGCGTTCAAGCCGCTGGACGACGCGGCTCCGCCGCCGGCCATGCCGGAGTGGTCGCCGGTGCGCCGCTTCGGCGGCTACGGCGCCTGGCTGGAGAAGGACGATCACGGCGGCGTCCGCGCCCAGGCGATGCAGATGTGCGGCTGCGCCAGCGGATGCGGCGTGCACGGCCATGACCACGCGCGGGCATGGTCCTCCAGCCTGCCGGTCTCCGATCTCAAGAGCTTCTGGGGTGCGCTCGGCTGCGCCTGCTGGGCGGTCTGA
- a CDS encoding XapX domain-containing protein — MKIYLFSLGAGLLVGVIYSLLQVRSPAPPLVALVGLLGILVGEQVIPVGKQLLNGTTLAAAWQKAACATHIFGLLPGHHGRAETTNSTVQNEKAS, encoded by the coding sequence ATGAAGATCTATCTGTTTTCGCTCGGGGCAGGGCTGCTGGTCGGCGTGATCTACAGCCTGCTTCAGGTCCGCTCGCCGGCGCCGCCATTGGTGGCGCTGGTCGGCCTGCTCGGCATCCTCGTCGGAGAGCAGGTGATCCCCGTGGGCAAGCAGCTCCTGAACGGGACCACGCTTGCTGCCGCGTGGCAGAAGGCGGCCTGCGCCACGCACATCTTCGGCCTGCTGCCTGGCCACCACGGCCGGGCAGAGACGACCAATTCTACTGTGCAGAATGAGAAGGCCTCATGA